A genome region from Pan troglodytes isolate AG18354 chromosome 3, NHGRI_mPanTro3-v2.0_pri, whole genome shotgun sequence includes the following:
- the F11 gene encoding coagulation factor XI isoform X3 yields MIFLYQVVHFILFTSVSGECVTQLLKDTSFEGGDITTVFTPSAKYCQVVCTYHPRCLLFTFTAESPSEDPTRWFTCVLKDSVTETLPRVNRTAAISGYSFKQCSHQISACNKDIYVDLDMKGINYNSSVAKSAQECQERCTDDVHCHFFTYATRQFPSLEHRNLCLLKTSESGLPSTRIKKSKALSGFSLQSCRHSIPVFCHSSFYHDTDFLGEELDIVAAKGHEACQKLCTDAVRCQFFTYTPAQASCNEGKGKCYLKLSSNGSPTKILHGRGGISGYTLRLCKMDNECTTKIKPRIVGGTASVRGEWPWQVTLHTTSPTQRHLCGGSIIGNQWILTAAHCFYGVESPKILRVYSGILNQSEIKEDTSFFGVQEIIIHDQYKMAESGYDIALLKLETTVNYTDSQRPICLPSKGDRNVIYTDCWVTGWGYRKLRDKIQNTLQKAKIPLVTNEECQKRYRGHKITHKMICAGYREGGKDACKGDSGGPLSCKHNEVWHLVGITSWGEGCAQRERPGVYTNVVEYVDWILEKTQAV; encoded by the exons ATGATTTTCTTATATCAAGTggtacatttcattttatttacttcagTTTCTGGTG AATGTGTGACTCAGTTGTTGAAGGACACCAGCTTTGAAGGAGGAGACATTACTACGGTTTTCACACCAAGTGCCAAGTACTGCCAGGTAGTCTGCACTTACCACCCAAGATGTTTACTCTTCACTTTCACGGCGGAATCACCATCTGAGGATCCCACCCGATG gtttACTTGTGTCCTGAAAGACAGTGTTACAGAAACACTGCCGAGAGTGAATAGGACAGCAGCGATTTCTGGGTATTCTTTCAAGCAATGCTCACACCAAATAAGCG CTTGCAACAAAGACATTTACGTGGACCTAGACATGAAGGGCATAAACTATAACAGCTCAGTTGCCAAGAGTGCTCAAGAATGCCAAGAAAGATGCACGGATGACGTCCACTGCCACTTTTTCACGTACGCCACAAGGCAGTTTCCCAGCCTGGAGCATCG aaATCTTTGTCTCCTTAAAACATCTGAGAGTGGATTGCCCAGTACACGCATTAAAAAGAGCAAAGCTCTTTCTGGTTTCAGTCTACAAAGCTGCAGGCACAGCATCCCAG TGTTCTGCCATTCTTCATTTTACCATGACACTGATTTCTTGGGAGAAGAACTGGATATTGTTGCTGCGAAAGGTCACGAGGCCTGCCAGAAACTGTGCACCGATGCCGTCCGCTGCCAGTTTTTTACCTATACCCCAGCCCAAGCATCCTGCAACGAAGGGAA GGGCAAGTGTTACTTAAAGCTTTCTTCAAACGGATCTCCAACTAAAATACTTCACGGGAGAGGAGGCATCTCTGGATACACGTTAAGGTTGTGTAAAATGGATAATG AGTGTACCACCAAAATCAAGCCCAGGATCGTTGGAGGAACTGCGTCTGTTCGTGGTGAGTGGCCGTGGCAGGTGACCCTGCACACCACCTCACCCACTCAGAGACACCTGTGTGGAGGCTCCATCATTGGAAACCAGTGGATATTAACAGCCGCTCACTGTTTCTATGG GGTAGAGTCACCTAAGATTTTGCGTGTCTACAGTGGCATTTTAAATCAatctgaaataaaagaggacacatcTTTCTTTGGGGTTCAAGAAATAATAATCCATGATCAGTATAAAATGGCAGAAAGCGGGTATGATATTGCCTTGTTGAAACTGGAAACCACAGTGAATTACACAG attctCAACGACCCATATGCCTGCCTTCCAAAGGAGATAGAAATGTAATATACACTGATTGCTGGGTGACTGGATGGGGGTACAGAAAACTAAGAG acaaaatacaaaatactctCCAGAAAGCCAAGATACCCTTAGTGACCAACGAAGAGTGCCAGAAGAGATACAGAGGACATAAAATAACCCATAAGATGATCTGTGCCGGCtacagggaaggagggaaggacgCTTGCAAG GGAGATTCGGGAGGCCCTCTGTCCTGCAAACACAATGAGGTCTGGCATCTGGTAGGCATCACGAGCTGGGGCGAAGGCTGTGCTCAAAGGGAGCGGCCAGGTGTTTACACCAACGTGGTCGAGTACGTGGACTGGATTCTGGAGAAAACTCAAGCAGTGTGA
- the F11 gene encoding coagulation factor XI isoform X1, whose protein sequence is MIFLYQVVHFILFTSVSGECVTQLLKDTSFEGGDITTVFTPSAKYCQVVCTYHPRCLLFTFTAESPSEDPTRWFTCVLKDSVTETLPRVNRTAAISGYSFKQCSHQISACNKDIYVDLDMKGINYNSSVAKSAQECQERCTDDVHCHFFTYATRQFPSLEHRNICLLKHTQTGTPTRITKLDKVVSGFSLKSCALSNLACIRDIFPNTVFADSNIDSVMAPDAFVCGRICTHHPGCLFFTFFSQEWPKESQRNLCLLKTSESGLPSTRIKKSKALSGFSLQSCRHSIPVFCHSSFYHDTDFLGEELDIVAAKGHEACQKLCTDAVRCQFFTYTPAQASCNEGKGKCYLKLSSNGSPTKILHGRGGISGYTLRLCKMDNECTTKIKPRIVGGTASVRGEWPWQVTLHTTSPTQRHLCGGSIIGNQWILTAAHCFYGVESPKILRVYSGILNQSEIKEDTSFFGVQEIIIHDQYKMAESGYDIALLKLETTVNYTDSQRPICLPSKGDRNVIYTDCWVTGWGYRKLRDKIQNTLQKAKIPLVTNEECQKRYRGHKITHKMICAGYREGGKDACKGDSGGPLSCKHNEVWHLVGITSWGEGCAQRERPGVYTNVVEYVDWILEKTQAV, encoded by the exons ATGATTTTCTTATATCAAGTggtacatttcattttatttacttcagTTTCTGGTG AATGTGTGACTCAGTTGTTGAAGGACACCAGCTTTGAAGGAGGAGACATTACTACGGTTTTCACACCAAGTGCCAAGTACTGCCAGGTAGTCTGCACTTACCACCCAAGATGTTTACTCTTCACTTTCACGGCGGAATCACCATCTGAGGATCCCACCCGATG gtttACTTGTGTCCTGAAAGACAGTGTTACAGAAACACTGCCGAGAGTGAATAGGACAGCAGCGATTTCTGGGTATTCTTTCAAGCAATGCTCACACCAAATAAGCG CTTGCAACAAAGACATTTACGTGGACCTAGACATGAAGGGCATAAACTATAACAGCTCAGTTGCCAAGAGTGCTCAAGAATGCCAAGAAAGATGCACGGATGACGTCCACTGCCACTTTTTCACGTACGCCACAAGGCAGTTTCCCAGCCTGGAGCATCG taatATTTGTCTACTGAAGCACACCCAAACAGGGACACCAACCAGAATAACGAAGCTCGATAAAGTGGTGTCTGGATTTTCACTGAAATCCTGTGCACTTTCTAATCTGG CTTGTATTAGGGACATTTTCCCTAATACGGTGTTTGCAGACAGCAACATCGACAGTGTCATGGCTCCCGATGCTTTTGTCTGTGGCCGAATCTGCACTCATCATCCCGGTTGCTTGTTTTTTACCTTCTTTTCCCAGGAATGGCCCAAAGAATCTCAAAG aaATCTTTGTCTCCTTAAAACATCTGAGAGTGGATTGCCCAGTACACGCATTAAAAAGAGCAAAGCTCTTTCTGGTTTCAGTCTACAAAGCTGCAGGCACAGCATCCCAG TGTTCTGCCATTCTTCATTTTACCATGACACTGATTTCTTGGGAGAAGAACTGGATATTGTTGCTGCGAAAGGTCACGAGGCCTGCCAGAAACTGTGCACCGATGCCGTCCGCTGCCAGTTTTTTACCTATACCCCAGCCCAAGCATCCTGCAACGAAGGGAA GGGCAAGTGTTACTTAAAGCTTTCTTCAAACGGATCTCCAACTAAAATACTTCACGGGAGAGGAGGCATCTCTGGATACACGTTAAGGTTGTGTAAAATGGATAATG AGTGTACCACCAAAATCAAGCCCAGGATCGTTGGAGGAACTGCGTCTGTTCGTGGTGAGTGGCCGTGGCAGGTGACCCTGCACACCACCTCACCCACTCAGAGACACCTGTGTGGAGGCTCCATCATTGGAAACCAGTGGATATTAACAGCCGCTCACTGTTTCTATGG GGTAGAGTCACCTAAGATTTTGCGTGTCTACAGTGGCATTTTAAATCAatctgaaataaaagaggacacatcTTTCTTTGGGGTTCAAGAAATAATAATCCATGATCAGTATAAAATGGCAGAAAGCGGGTATGATATTGCCTTGTTGAAACTGGAAACCACAGTGAATTACACAG attctCAACGACCCATATGCCTGCCTTCCAAAGGAGATAGAAATGTAATATACACTGATTGCTGGGTGACTGGATGGGGGTACAGAAAACTAAGAG acaaaatacaaaatactctCCAGAAAGCCAAGATACCCTTAGTGACCAACGAAGAGTGCCAGAAGAGATACAGAGGACATAAAATAACCCATAAGATGATCTGTGCCGGCtacagggaaggagggaaggacgCTTGCAAG GGAGATTCGGGAGGCCCTCTGTCCTGCAAACACAATGAGGTCTGGCATCTGGTAGGCATCACGAGCTGGGGCGAAGGCTGTGCTCAAAGGGAGCGGCCAGGTGTTTACACCAACGTGGTCGAGTACGTGGACTGGATTCTGGAGAAAACTCAAGCAGTGTGA
- the F11 gene encoding coagulation factor XI isoform X2 has product MIFLYQVVHFILFTSVSGECVTQLLKDTSFEGGDITTVFTPSAKYCQVVCTYHPRCLLFTFTAESPSEDPTRWFTCVLKDSVTETLPRVNRTAAISGYSFKQCSHQISACNKDIYVDLDMKGINYNSSVAKSAQECQERCTDDVHCHFFTYATRQFPSLEHRNICLLKHTQTGTPTRITKLDKVVSGFSLKSCALSNLACIRDIFPNTVFADSNIDSVMAPDAFVCGRICTHHPGCLFFTFFSQEWPKESQRNLCLLKTSESGLPSTRIKKSKALSGFSLQSCRHSIPVFCHSSFYHDTDFLGEELDIVAAKGHEACQKLCTDAVRCQFFTYTPAQASCNEGKGKCYLKLSSNGSPTKILHGRGGISGYTLRLCKMDNECTTKIKPRIVGGTASVRGEWPWQVTLHTTSPTQRHLCGGSIIGNQWILTAAHCFYGVESPKILRVYSGILNQSEIKEDTSFFGVQEIIIHDQYKMAESGYDIALLKLETTVNYTDKIQNTLQKAKIPLVTNEECQKRYRGHKITHKMICAGYREGGKDACKGDSGGPLSCKHNEVWHLVGITSWGEGCAQRERPGVYTNVVEYVDWILEKTQAV; this is encoded by the exons ATGATTTTCTTATATCAAGTggtacatttcattttatttacttcagTTTCTGGTG AATGTGTGACTCAGTTGTTGAAGGACACCAGCTTTGAAGGAGGAGACATTACTACGGTTTTCACACCAAGTGCCAAGTACTGCCAGGTAGTCTGCACTTACCACCCAAGATGTTTACTCTTCACTTTCACGGCGGAATCACCATCTGAGGATCCCACCCGATG gtttACTTGTGTCCTGAAAGACAGTGTTACAGAAACACTGCCGAGAGTGAATAGGACAGCAGCGATTTCTGGGTATTCTTTCAAGCAATGCTCACACCAAATAAGCG CTTGCAACAAAGACATTTACGTGGACCTAGACATGAAGGGCATAAACTATAACAGCTCAGTTGCCAAGAGTGCTCAAGAATGCCAAGAAAGATGCACGGATGACGTCCACTGCCACTTTTTCACGTACGCCACAAGGCAGTTTCCCAGCCTGGAGCATCG taatATTTGTCTACTGAAGCACACCCAAACAGGGACACCAACCAGAATAACGAAGCTCGATAAAGTGGTGTCTGGATTTTCACTGAAATCCTGTGCACTTTCTAATCTGG CTTGTATTAGGGACATTTTCCCTAATACGGTGTTTGCAGACAGCAACATCGACAGTGTCATGGCTCCCGATGCTTTTGTCTGTGGCCGAATCTGCACTCATCATCCCGGTTGCTTGTTTTTTACCTTCTTTTCCCAGGAATGGCCCAAAGAATCTCAAAG aaATCTTTGTCTCCTTAAAACATCTGAGAGTGGATTGCCCAGTACACGCATTAAAAAGAGCAAAGCTCTTTCTGGTTTCAGTCTACAAAGCTGCAGGCACAGCATCCCAG TGTTCTGCCATTCTTCATTTTACCATGACACTGATTTCTTGGGAGAAGAACTGGATATTGTTGCTGCGAAAGGTCACGAGGCCTGCCAGAAACTGTGCACCGATGCCGTCCGCTGCCAGTTTTTTACCTATACCCCAGCCCAAGCATCCTGCAACGAAGGGAA GGGCAAGTGTTACTTAAAGCTTTCTTCAAACGGATCTCCAACTAAAATACTTCACGGGAGAGGAGGCATCTCTGGATACACGTTAAGGTTGTGTAAAATGGATAATG AGTGTACCACCAAAATCAAGCCCAGGATCGTTGGAGGAACTGCGTCTGTTCGTGGTGAGTGGCCGTGGCAGGTGACCCTGCACACCACCTCACCCACTCAGAGACACCTGTGTGGAGGCTCCATCATTGGAAACCAGTGGATATTAACAGCCGCTCACTGTTTCTATGG GGTAGAGTCACCTAAGATTTTGCGTGTCTACAGTGGCATTTTAAATCAatctgaaataaaagaggacacatcTTTCTTTGGGGTTCAAGAAATAATAATCCATGATCAGTATAAAATGGCAGAAAGCGGGTATGATATTGCCTTGTTGAAACTGGAAACCACAGTGAATTACACAG acaaaatacaaaatactctCCAGAAAGCCAAGATACCCTTAGTGACCAACGAAGAGTGCCAGAAGAGATACAGAGGACATAAAATAACCCATAAGATGATCTGTGCCGGCtacagggaaggagggaaggacgCTTGCAAG GGAGATTCGGGAGGCCCTCTGTCCTGCAAACACAATGAGGTCTGGCATCTGGTAGGCATCACGAGCTGGGGCGAAGGCTGTGCTCAAAGGGAGCGGCCAGGTGTTTACACCAACGTGGTCGAGTACGTGGACTGGATTCTGGAGAAAACTCAAGCAGTGTGA